The following are encoded together in the Solidesulfovibrio sp. genome:
- a CDS encoding GGDEF domain-containing protein → MAESCPFDRCKIQNVCSEIHKIGYGDDPAWLAIVLIVRDLLAKFSCFTESQKTLLKSYVFYELKKKDSSEQHLGVVIQRLENFFEENKKSKDLKSQFVRQNEIMGSVNGAIDDFLRELFFSESSRANIIAKYSNESLEFLNKDDDPALIVKKMKVMVTEMLAEYRREADEWEYKAKNLEQVVNVDSLLAPLHNRGALEKYLRTEIANCQSTGCKLSIMMIDIDDFKEINDRCGHQVGDDILRTLAKIVHSHASMYGWYAARYGGDELVIVCNSSADEVLLHADAIRIAAQNYDFYPRKDGKVQGNSVKFTVSIGVGEYVQGMTSDDLVDAADKAMYKVKVTGKNDVAKFEPAENIS, encoded by the coding sequence ATGGCAGAATCTTGCCCTTTTGATAGGTGCAAAATACAGAATGTCTGTTCCGAAATCCATAAAATTGGATATGGAGATGATCCTGCATGGTTGGCGATAGTCTTAATCGTGAGGGATCTGCTGGCAAAATTTTCTTGTTTTACAGAATCTCAGAAGACTCTTTTAAAGAGCTATGTGTTTTATGAATTAAAAAAGAAAGATAGCTCAGAGCAACATTTGGGTGTTGTAATTCAGCGTCTTGAGAATTTCTTTGAAGAGAATAAGAAGTCAAAGGATTTAAAGAGCCAGTTTGTTCGTCAGAATGAAATCATGGGTTCCGTAAACGGTGCTATTGATGATTTTTTGCGTGAATTGTTCTTTTCAGAGTCTAGTCGGGCTAATATAATTGCAAAATATAGCAATGAGTCGCTTGAATTCCTGAACAAAGATGATGACCCGGCGTTGATTGTGAAGAAAATGAAAGTCATGGTTACAGAAATGTTAGCTGAGTATCGGCGAGAAGCTGATGAGTGGGAGTATAAGGCCAAAAATTTGGAGCAAGTTGTCAATGTAGATTCATTACTTGCGCCGCTACATAACCGAGGAGCTCTAGAAAAGTATCTAAGGACCGAAATTGCAAATTGTCAGTCCACTGGCTGTAAGCTGTCTATTATGATGATAGATATTGATGATTTTAAAGAAATCAATGACAGATGTGGTCATCAGGTCGGCGACGATATCCTTAGGACTTTGGCAAAGATAGTTCATAGTCATGCTTCAATGTATGGATGGTATGCGGCTCGTTACGGGGGGGATGAGCTTGTAATCGTTTGTAATTCTTCAGCAGATGAAGTTCTACTCCATGCAGATGCAATTAGAATCGCTGCGCAAAATTATGATTTTTATCCGAGAAAAGATGGGAAAGTTCAGGGGAATAGCGTTAAGTTTACGGTTTCAATTGGTGTTGGTGAATATGTCCAGGGAATGACTTCTGATGATTTGGTAGATGCTGCAGACAAAGCTATGTATAAGGTTAAAGTGACTGGGAAAAATGATGTAGCTAAATTCGAACCAGCTGAAAATATCTCGTAA
- a CDS encoding response regulator → MAQEEAQVRVLVVDDEVASQIIMKSILNSHCCVDVASNGSEAVEFFVQSLDDKRPYDLIFMDIIMPEMDGQEALRNIRRIEKENKIDKLKETAVVMLTILDDPKSVVEAYHSGEATFYLTKPATRQVIEKIVNDLGVLRSFSRCR, encoded by the coding sequence TTGGCCCAGGAGGAGGCGCAAGTGAGGGTGTTGGTGGTCGATGATGAAGTCGCGAGCCAAATAATTATGAAAAGTATTTTGAATAGTCATTGCTGCGTAGATGTTGCGTCTAATGGCTCAGAAGCTGTTGAGTTCTTCGTCCAGTCGTTGGATGACAAAAGACCCTATGATCTGATTTTCATGGATATTATAATGCCTGAAATGGATGGACAAGAAGCGCTTAGAAATATTCGCAGAATAGAAAAAGAAAACAAAATCGACAAACTAAAAGAGACTGCAGTTGTGATGCTTACGATTCTCGATGACCCTAAGAGTGTGGTCGAAGCTTACCATTCCGGTGAAGCCACATTTTATTTAACAAAGCCAGCTACAAGGCAAGTTATTGAGAAGATAGTTAACGATCTAGGAGTGCTACGAAGTTTTAGTCGGTGTCGTTGA
- a CDS encoding methyl-accepting chemotaxis protein: MRNLKLGIKIGIGFGILILIACSLGGMAVFNMANVEHDAKKLSDQYVPEVAIATNVERSSFLTMYAWRGYSLSEETSFLDEGKKELSQVQKYLSDAKNHADKYIDLIKLRENVALAQGKVNEYSKLADQTVAQIQALDKDKKILDTSATAYIKNANEFLKNQEDALAKDISSGVSPDKLKERSSKISMINDVIDLGNDTRISVWKAQALREPKVLEAAMSNFPKIEDLLSKIKTITFNEINIRQLAAISESAQAYKAAMTGLLINWNELQKINVKRTEIGQAVLSAAAQTSLAGMDQTSEISKEAVTSLATASTTMVVGLSIALLLGIIVSVVLTKAITGPVQKGVQFAEAMSNGDFTKTLDIDQKDEIGILAASLNTMVVKLREVVAEIQSASENVASGSEELSASAQSMSQGATEQAASVEEISSSMEQMSSNIKQNAENAQQTQSIAVKAAQDAQEGGKAVISAVTAMKNIAEKISIIEEIARQTNLLALNAAIEAARAGEHGKGFAVVAAEVRKLAERSGSAASEISDLSTSSVRIAEQAGEMLTKMVPDIQRTADLVQEIAASSMEQNSGADQINKAITQLDQVVQQNASASEEMASTSEELSSQAEQLQSTIEFFQVGNTGNRRRSIPKALPTGRQRVVHTARKQTSTAKIDLDMEDSDFEKF; encoded by the coding sequence ATGCGAAATCTTAAACTTGGAATAAAGATAGGCATTGGCTTTGGAATCCTAATATTAATTGCATGCTCCCTCGGGGGGATGGCTGTGTTTAACATGGCAAATGTTGAACATGATGCGAAAAAATTATCCGATCAATACGTACCAGAAGTGGCAATTGCTACGAATGTTGAACGTTCGTCATTTTTGACAATGTATGCATGGCGCGGCTATAGTCTTTCAGAAGAAACTTCTTTTCTCGATGAGGGAAAAAAAGAGCTTAGCCAAGTTCAAAAATATTTATCTGATGCTAAAAATCATGCAGACAAGTACATTGATTTAATTAAATTGCGTGAAAACGTAGCCTTAGCCCAAGGGAAAGTTAACGAATACTCAAAACTTGCCGATCAAACCGTTGCCCAAATTCAAGCACTAGATAAAGACAAAAAAATTCTCGACACATCTGCAACTGCCTATATCAAAAATGCCAACGAATTCTTGAAAAACCAAGAGGATGCACTAGCTAAAGATATTTCCAGCGGAGTTTCTCCAGACAAGTTGAAAGAAAGGTCAAGCAAGATATCAATGATCAACGACGTAATAGACCTCGGAAACGACACACGAATTTCTGTTTGGAAAGCTCAGGCACTCAGAGAACCTAAAGTGCTTGAGGCAGCAATGAGCAATTTCCCAAAAATTGAAGACTTGCTGTCGAAAATAAAAACCATAACCTTTAACGAAATAAACATCAGGCAACTTGCCGCCATATCTGAATCTGCTCAAGCTTACAAAGCTGCCATGACAGGTCTCTTGATCAACTGGAATGAATTGCAAAAAATCAACGTTAAAAGGACAGAAATCGGCCAAGCAGTTTTAAGTGCAGCCGCTCAGACCTCCCTTGCAGGTATGGATCAAACTAGTGAAATTTCGAAAGAAGCAGTCACCAGCCTTGCAACTGCCTCTACTACCATGGTTGTAGGACTTTCTATCGCTCTTCTCCTAGGTATTATCGTTTCAGTCGTTTTAACAAAAGCAATTACGGGACCAGTTCAAAAGGGTGTTCAGTTCGCTGAAGCCATGTCCAACGGTGATTTCACCAAAACCCTTGACATAGACCAAAAAGATGAAATTGGCATTTTGGCAGCATCCCTTAACACGATGGTTGTAAAATTGCGTGAAGTTGTTGCTGAAATTCAATCTGCCTCAGAAAATGTAGCCTCTGGTTCAGAAGAATTATCCGCTTCAGCTCAAAGTATGTCCCAAGGTGCTACTGAACAGGCTGCCAGCGTTGAAGAGATCTCTTCATCCATGGAGCAAATGTCTTCAAACATCAAGCAAAACGCTGAAAATGCTCAGCAAACTCAATCAATCGCTGTAAAAGCAGCTCAAGACGCTCAAGAAGGTGGAAAAGCTGTCATTTCAGCTGTGACCGCCATGAAAAATATTGCTGAAAAAATTTCGATCATTGAAGAAATAGCACGGCAGACCAATCTGTTAGCCCTAAACGCCGCTATTGAAGCAGCTAGAGCAGGTGAACACGGTAAAGGATTCGCAGTCGTCGCCGCAGAAGTCAGGAAACTGGCCGAACGGAGTGGCAGTGCTGCATCCGAAATTTCTGACCTTTCGACCTCGAGTGTTCGAATTGCTGAGCAAGCTGGGGAAATGTTGACCAAGATGGTCCCAGACATCCAGCGGACAGCTGACCTTGTCCAGGAAATCGCTGCATCCAGTATGGAACAAAACTCTGGTGCAGACCAGATCAATAAAGCCATCACTCAACTTGATCAGGTTGTTCAGCAGAACGCATCTGCTTCCGAGGAAATGGCTTCGACATCCGAAGAGCTCTCAAGTCAAGCTGAACAACTCCAAAGCACAATTGAATTCTTCCAAGTTGGGAACACAGGTAACAGACGGCGTTCAATACCCAAAGCCTTACCTACTGGTCGTCAACGGGTCGTTCACACTGCCAGAAAACAAACATCTACCGCAAAGATTGATCTGGATATGGAAGATTCCGACTTCGAAAAATTTTAG
- a CDS encoding HDOD domain-containing protein yields the protein MESSCEEIVVARQPIFDTSGNVWGYELLYRSSASAVSAQVNDENLATVKVISDGFSLVCEDLKVNQKLLVNFPCDLLISEAAFALPAETCVIEILENVCPSKDVLDALRVLLKHNYTLALDDYIGQEELEPFLPLVNIVKIDILGLDNLDQVNGIVKSLKGNGAILLAEKVEDIVTYEKLVDLGFVLFQGYFFARPEVVPGKKVSAQEVSKINLLNELGRDDLNVVRLSEIVKSDPSISFRLLKYINMAGKNTGCRIDSVERAITVLGRRQLVQWLRAVILSDMSSSMKANELSFMAVNRGFFLEALSNIVSCCGFQPETMFLIGMLTLIDSIMEISLSDILKPLALDNKIKNIILNTGTGLTPFIELVRAYERWDIGVIKALVSFLSLDIDATDAIYNKSFAKTLAIMKSVTN from the coding sequence ATGGAAAGTAGTTGTGAAGAGATCGTTGTTGCACGACAACCTATATTTGACACCTCAGGGAATGTGTGGGGATACGAGTTATTATACCGCTCCTCAGCTTCCGCGGTTAGTGCACAAGTCAATGATGAAAATTTGGCCACAGTAAAAGTTATTTCTGATGGATTTTCATTGGTGTGTGAAGATTTAAAAGTAAATCAAAAATTATTGGTAAATTTCCCTTGTGATTTGTTGATATCCGAAGCCGCTTTTGCCCTCCCCGCTGAAACATGCGTAATAGAAATACTGGAAAATGTTTGTCCAAGCAAAGATGTTTTGGATGCGCTGCGTGTGCTGTTGAAACATAATTATACATTGGCCCTCGACGACTACATTGGTCAAGAAGAGCTAGAACCATTCTTGCCACTTGTGAACATTGTAAAAATTGATATCCTTGGATTGGATAATCTTGATCAGGTAAATGGAATTGTGAAAAGTCTCAAGGGTAATGGTGCGATTCTTTTGGCAGAGAAAGTAGAAGACATCGTTACATATGAAAAGCTGGTTGATCTGGGGTTTGTTTTATTCCAAGGGTATTTTTTTGCGCGGCCTGAAGTTGTTCCAGGGAAGAAAGTTTCTGCTCAAGAAGTTTCAAAAATCAATCTATTAAACGAATTGGGGAGAGATGATTTAAATGTTGTCCGTCTGTCAGAAATAGTTAAATCCGATCCTTCCATTAGTTTTAGATTGCTGAAATATATTAATATGGCTGGGAAAAATACCGGGTGTCGTATTGATTCAGTTGAAAGGGCAATTACAGTCTTGGGACGACGCCAGTTGGTCCAATGGCTTCGAGCGGTAATCCTCTCAGATATGAGTTCTTCGATGAAAGCTAATGAACTTTCATTTATGGCTGTTAACCGTGGTTTTTTCTTAGAAGCCTTGTCGAATATTGTTAGTTGTTGTGGGTTTCAGCCGGAGACAATGTTTTTAATTGGGATGCTTACCCTAATTGATTCTATAATGGAAATCTCTCTAAGTGATATATTGAAACCATTGGCCTTGGATAATAAAATAAAAAATATCATACTTAATACTGGTACGGGGTTGACTCCATTTATCGAGCTTGTCCGTGCTTATGAAAGATGGGACATCGGGGTAATAAAAGCGCTAGTATCTTTTCTTTCATTAGATATTGATGCTACTGACGCAATATACAACAAATCATTCGCGAAAACTTTGGCTATTATGAAGTCTGTTACCAATTGA
- a CDS encoding chemotaxis protein: MSQEILLETGTNEFEILEFFITSQKNENSPSEANSFGINVAKVVEVIENPGLEITYDNVNPCFMGVIPLRGEILPVLDLSRWLKIPRKKSKNEIIIVTEFSKQTAGFLVSGVVEIHRLDWTQVESPDKLVASSKENCVVGIVQIEEKIIQLLDLEYMISDLTGLKIEAKSNSFVSDYTYRALIADDSKLIREMLRNSLEEANFEVREFTNGLDCWNYLNQMASDSEDDTIKKDTGYDIIITDIEMPQMDGFTLTKNIKQHAVLKNIPVLLYSSIITEELYHKGQSVGADEQMSKPDLHKVPQVSVKMIEQYRSK; this comes from the coding sequence ATGTCACAAGAAATTCTTCTCGAAACCGGAACTAACGAGTTCGAAATTTTAGAGTTTTTTATTACGTCACAAAAAAACGAAAACTCACCAAGCGAAGCTAACTCGTTCGGGATTAACGTTGCCAAAGTCGTAGAAGTAATTGAGAATCCAGGGCTTGAAATTACCTACGACAATGTCAATCCCTGTTTCATGGGAGTTATTCCTCTACGGGGTGAAATTTTACCTGTGCTGGACCTTTCAAGATGGCTTAAAATACCCAGAAAAAAGTCTAAGAATGAAATAATAATTGTCACTGAATTCAGCAAACAAACAGCCGGTTTCTTAGTCTCAGGAGTGGTTGAAATCCATCGGCTTGACTGGACTCAAGTCGAATCCCCTGACAAGCTAGTCGCATCTAGCAAAGAAAACTGCGTAGTTGGCATAGTTCAAATCGAAGAAAAAATTATTCAACTTCTTGACTTAGAATACATGATTTCCGATTTGACAGGTCTCAAGATAGAAGCAAAAAGCAACTCTTTTGTTTCTGACTATACATACCGAGCCTTAATAGCTGACGATTCGAAACTTATACGCGAAATGCTGAGGAATTCTTTGGAAGAAGCAAATTTCGAAGTACGTGAGTTTACCAATGGTTTAGACTGTTGGAATTATTTAAACCAGATGGCCAGTGACTCTGAAGACGACACAATCAAGAAAGACACTGGTTACGACATCATCATAACAGACATTGAAATGCCTCAAATGGATGGATTCACTCTCACAAAAAATATTAAACAACACGCGGTTTTAAAAAATATCCCTGTTTTGCTTTATTCATCAATAATCACTGAAGAACTTTACCACAAGGGCCAATCAGTTGGCGCAGACGAGCAAATGTCAAAACCAGACCTACACAAAGTTCCTCAGGTTTCTGTAAAAATGATCGAACAATACCGCTCAAAGTGA
- a CDS encoding ATP-binding protein, with product MSVRFDIRRAKFHIYLCITLLFVLALSFYIYVQAEKKIDAANETRHASLLLADELRVSSDELTRMVRTYVATKNPVYKKRYYEILSIRNGTQSRPEDYSNFYWSLLLPDEEKAEDSGSEKIALLELMRRSGCTSDEFDQLAQAKANSDVLTATELAAMNLLESDAGDAKENQARAMASLYDDKYHIAKKDIMHPIERTFRMMDARTTAVVHDAEGIALALRLLFSGLALFTVYYILKTYLTIEATLGARVDEVYQQIMALGSGDFSSVNASTPKRKDSVMGWLQETRKNLLQAYEERARTETERERVERTLQNEQQFVNTVIENLPGIFYVYTYPELRLTKWNVNHESLLGYAPGEIEGRHIMDWHPPENMDLVRQAVDTVMKEGFVSIEATLLSKEGKAIPFLLTGVRFNALGKTYLMGIGLDIAERKRTESALRESEDKFRSLYHEMTEGVAVHEIVRDDAGHPTDYRILDVNPSFAFYTGIQPAAAVGELASRLYGTGEPPFLETYAAVVTSGKPIRFEIFFAPLGKDLSISAFSIGHDRFATVFEDISDRKQIEHEIRRANQAKTEFLANMSHEIRTPLNGILGMLQLMESTSLDGEQKEYILGALKSSKRLTLLLSDVLDISRIEAGKVTIRAEEFDICLQKDSVMDTFKLASKEKGLLLDFTIDDDMPRRIIGDEARLRQILFNLVGNAIKFTDKGHVTIEAYPLLKNNVLFRVLFIVSDSGIGIPDDRLEDIFEPFTQVEGDYTRRFQGAGLGLSIVRRLVVLMHGELAIGDTDGGGTTFYLSLPFKLPVSPKTLKEKAVETSCRSSVVRTVLYAEDDEMSLITGKRLLEKLGYAVVIAENGQEALTRLAAQEFDLILMDVQMPVMDGVKATRAIREGRAGEHNANIPIIAMTAYAMTGDKEKFLEAGMNDYLSKPVDMAALKEVIERLLRIK from the coding sequence ATGTCTGTAAGGTTCGACATTAGACGCGCAAAATTTCACATATATTTATGTATAACACTCCTTTTTGTGTTGGCTCTAAGTTTTTATATCTATGTACAAGCCGAAAAAAAGATAGATGCCGCCAATGAAACTCGGCACGCATCATTGCTTCTTGCTGATGAACTCCGCGTTTCTTCAGATGAGTTGACCAGGATGGTGAGAACTTACGTAGCGACAAAGAACCCAGTCTACAAAAAACGCTATTACGAGATATTAAGTATACGCAACGGAACGCAGTCTCGGCCGGAAGATTATTCAAATTTTTATTGGTCGCTTCTCCTTCCAGACGAAGAAAAGGCGGAAGATAGTGGGTCCGAAAAGATCGCTTTGCTCGAATTGATGCGACGAAGTGGATGTACATCGGACGAATTTGACCAACTTGCTCAAGCGAAAGCTAATTCGGATGTCCTTACTGCAACAGAATTGGCGGCGATGAATCTACTCGAGTCTGATGCAGGTGATGCCAAAGAGAATCAAGCACGCGCTATGGCCTCGTTGTATGACGATAAATACCACATTGCTAAAAAAGATATTATGCACCCAATTGAGCGAACGTTTAGAATGATGGACGCTCGCACCACCGCCGTTGTTCACGATGCTGAGGGGATAGCATTAGCTCTACGTCTTCTATTCTCTGGATTGGCGTTGTTTACTGTATATTATATTTTGAAAACATATTTAACAATAGAGGCAACTCTTGGTGCTCGGGTTGATGAAGTTTATCAGCAGATCATGGCCCTTGGAAGCGGAGATTTTTCGTCGGTAAACGCTTCTACTCCAAAGCGAAAAGACAGTGTCATGGGTTGGCTCCAAGAAACAAGAAAGAATCTACTGCAGGCATATGAAGAACGTGCACGAACTGAAACAGAACGTGAGAGAGTTGAGCGGACACTTCAGAACGAGCAGCAATTTGTCAATACTGTGATTGAGAATCTCCCCGGGATATTCTACGTCTACACTTACCCTGAGCTACGCTTGACGAAGTGGAATGTTAATCACGAGAGTCTGCTCGGATACGCTCCTGGTGAAATCGAAGGTCGCCACATCATGGACTGGCACCCGCCCGAAAATATGGATTTGGTACGACAAGCGGTTGATACCGTAATGAAAGAAGGGTTCGTTTCAATCGAGGCCACTCTTCTCAGCAAGGAGGGCAAGGCAATCCCCTTTTTGCTCACTGGGGTGCGTTTTAATGCACTGGGCAAAACATACCTCATGGGTATCGGTCTGGATATAGCTGAGCGCAAGCGTACGGAGTCAGCCCTCCGTGAAAGTGAAGATAAATTTCGCTCCCTGTACCATGAAATGACTGAAGGAGTGGCTGTACACGAGATCGTACGCGACGACGCTGGTCACCCAACGGATTATCGAATACTTGATGTAAATCCTAGCTTTGCTTTTTACACTGGTATTCAACCAGCCGCAGCAGTTGGAGAACTTGCTTCGAGGCTCTACGGCACAGGGGAGCCGCCTTTTCTCGAGACTTACGCGGCAGTGGTAACTAGTGGCAAGCCAATCCGGTTCGAAATCTTTTTTGCACCGCTCGGAAAAGATTTATCCATCTCCGCATTCTCAATTGGGCATGATCGGTTCGCTACGGTTTTCGAAGATATATCCGATCGTAAACAAATTGAACATGAAATCCGGCGAGCAAACCAAGCAAAGACAGAATTTCTTGCAAACATGAGTCATGAAATACGGACCCCACTCAATGGCATCCTGGGAATGCTCCAACTTATGGAAAGCACTTCACTGGATGGTGAGCAAAAAGAATACATTTTAGGAGCGCTAAAGTCTTCAAAACGATTGACGCTTCTACTCTCTGATGTCCTTGATATATCTAGAATTGAGGCTGGAAAGGTCACCATTCGGGCAGAGGAATTCGATATTTGCTTACAGAAAGATTCCGTCATGGACACTTTTAAATTGGCTTCAAAAGAAAAAGGATTGCTCTTAGATTTCACAATCGATGACGACATGCCTCGCCGAATTATTGGCGACGAAGCCAGGTTGCGGCAGATTCTCTTCAACCTCGTTGGCAATGCTATAAAATTTACTGACAAAGGTCATGTTACTATCGAAGCATATCCACTTTTAAAGAATAATGTTCTGTTCCGTGTGCTTTTCATAGTGAGTGACTCCGGCATCGGAATTCCTGATGACCGACTAGAGGACATCTTCGAACCGTTTACTCAGGTAGAAGGTGATTATACTAGGCGTTTCCAGGGTGCAGGCCTAGGTCTTTCAATTGTCCGCCGACTGGTTGTATTAATGCATGGGGAACTCGCTATCGGCGATACCGACGGAGGCGGGACGACGTTCTATCTCTCGTTGCCATTCAAACTCCCTGTCTCTCCAAAAACATTAAAGGAAAAAGCTGTGGAGACTTCATGTCGAAGCAGTGTTGTTCGAACTGTACTTTATGCTGAAGATGACGAGATGAGCTTGATTACCGGCAAGCGGTTGCTTGAGAAGTTGGGGTACGCCGTAGTCATAGCGGAGAATGGCCAGGAGGCCCTCACGCGGCTTGCGGCCCAAGAATTCGATCTGATCCTCATGGACGTGCAAATGCCCGTTATGGACGGTGTTAAAGCCACAAGAGCGATTCGCGAGGGTAGGGCAGGCGAACACAATGCGAACATCCCGATCATCGCAATGACTGCGTACGCGATGACAGGTGACAAGGAAAAGTTTCTGGAAGCTGGCATGAATGATTACCTTTCGAAGCCGGTGGACATGGCTGCCCTCAAAGAAGTCATCGAGAGATTGTTGAGAATCAAATGA
- a CDS encoding chemotaxis protein CheW, giving the protein MKEPTDSCDDQYLTFTLEKGLYALSINHVREVLEYVTITRMPRTPDYICGVINLRGHAVPVVDLKVKFGLGQTVKTINTCIIITEVNFEGDQTVFGILSDSVREVYEMDTGQIEPPPNMGTAIRKDFIVGMGRSEDVFIIILDINKVFSSQELASVFDAMDDKQAAIAL; this is encoded by the coding sequence ATGAAAGAACCTACAGATAGCTGCGATGACCAGTACTTAACTTTTACCTTAGAAAAAGGGTTATACGCCTTAAGTATCAATCATGTAAGAGAAGTTCTTGAGTACGTGACCATTACCAGAATGCCGAGGACGCCGGACTATATCTGTGGAGTTATCAATTTAAGAGGCCACGCAGTACCAGTAGTCGACCTCAAAGTAAAGTTCGGCCTTGGGCAAACTGTAAAAACTATCAACACTTGCATTATAATAACGGAAGTTAATTTTGAAGGTGATCAAACTGTCTTCGGAATTCTTTCTGATTCTGTACGCGAAGTGTACGAGATGGATACGGGACAAATCGAACCACCTCCCAACATGGGCACTGCTATTCGAAAAGATTTTATAGTCGGGATGGGCCGGTCAGAGGACGTATTCATCATCATTTTAGACATCAACAAAGTCTTCAGCTCACAAGAGTTAGCCAGTGTTTTTGATGCTATGGATGACAAACAGGCTGCCATAGCTCTTTAA